In one window of Microbacterium natoriense DNA:
- the eccB gene encoding type VII secretion protein EccB produces the protein MASKSELLQAQAFNRRRLQRAFVSGAPGGRELPPGKPLRGVVVSVALGVLTVIVSLLIGTFSGTLPKDWRDGAIIVVQGEGSRYVALDGTLYPVKNLASARLLVGSVKITSVPADKLDGISRDPSPVGIDDAPDYLPAPDRQYTDAWLSCVAADRPLEMSTRLLGDRVGSLDQGALVKDDRDRYWFVEGSRRYAVAEDNVAVVASVFLGIDDVKSVPTVSALWLNLVSPGSPLAVDLGSELGEDAGAAGLVVGQAVQTQADGKVVNEYIADGDGRLVPATPFARQLLTAYVGVDPVVMTVAEATDLADVNSDAVPEDWPENAPAPSGDGSTACLQMTPTADGPVVSVATSPQDLEPGTRVMPGAGAAITSRSRGEGATYGFVSEAGVYFPVETAEDLALLGYSTKDSVTVPASWTQLLEQGPTLSRAIAQRTAPGQGG, from the coding sequence ATGGCATCCAAATCCGAGCTGCTGCAGGCACAGGCCTTCAACCGTCGACGTCTCCAGCGCGCATTCGTCAGCGGCGCCCCCGGCGGGCGCGAGCTGCCTCCCGGAAAGCCGCTGCGCGGCGTCGTGGTCAGCGTCGCCCTCGGCGTCCTGACCGTGATCGTCTCGCTGCTGATCGGCACGTTCTCCGGCACGCTGCCGAAGGACTGGCGGGACGGCGCGATCATCGTGGTGCAGGGCGAGGGCTCCCGCTACGTGGCTCTCGACGGCACTCTCTATCCGGTCAAGAATCTCGCCAGCGCTCGACTTCTGGTCGGTTCCGTGAAGATCACCTCGGTGCCGGCCGACAAGCTCGACGGGATCAGCCGCGACCCGTCTCCGGTCGGGATCGACGACGCCCCCGACTACCTCCCGGCCCCCGACCGGCAGTACACCGATGCCTGGCTCAGCTGTGTCGCCGCCGATCGCCCGCTGGAGATGTCGACGCGGCTCCTCGGGGATCGGGTCGGCTCGCTCGATCAGGGCGCCCTCGTGAAGGACGACCGCGACAGGTACTGGTTCGTCGAGGGCTCTCGGCGATACGCCGTGGCGGAGGACAACGTCGCTGTAGTCGCGAGCGTGTTCCTCGGCATCGACGACGTGAAGTCGGTGCCCACCGTCTCGGCCCTGTGGCTCAACCTCGTCTCACCGGGATCGCCCCTTGCCGTCGACCTGGGCAGCGAGCTGGGTGAGGATGCAGGAGCCGCCGGCCTCGTCGTCGGTCAAGCCGTGCAGACGCAGGCCGATGGCAAAGTCGTCAACGAGTACATCGCCGACGGGGACGGACGACTCGTGCCGGCCACGCCCTTCGCGCGCCAGCTGCTGACGGCGTACGTCGGGGTGGATCCCGTCGTCATGACCGTGGCCGAGGCGACCGACCTCGCCGACGTCAACTCGGATGCTGTTCCCGAGGACTGGCCCGAGAACGCCCCCGCTCCGTCGGGCGACGGATCGACGGCCTGCCTGCAGATGACGCCCACGGCAGACGGACCCGTCGTGTCGGTGGCGACCAGCCCGCAGGATCTCGAACCGGGAACGCGGGTGATGCCCGGAGCGGGAGCGGCGATCACCTCGCGCTCGAGGGGCGAGGGTGCGACCTACGGCTTCGTCTCGGAAGCAGGCGTGTACTTCCCCGTCGAGACGGCAGAGGATCTGGCGCTGCTGGGGTACTCGACGAAGGACTCGGTGACGGTGCCCGCCTCGTGGACCCAGCTGCTCGAACAGGGACCGACGCTCAGCCGGGCCATCGCGCAGAGGACGGCGCCGGGGCAGGGGGGCTGA
- a CDS encoding S8 family serine peptidase: MRTRTLRGAAAIVGIVAMLGTAGATGSLIADADARSVPVIDAGQQCTPGSQVLVSGSSYLVERLGLEDAWTLSRGRGVTVAVVDSGVEAGNVHFADALVPGVSTFGDGSAPADDDLFGHGTAVAGLIAARPADGSGVVGIAPEAKIMPVRAFQSAPEDGQSSRDLVGPTAASVVAGIRWAADHGAQIINVSLSDDQSADLYADAVAYAHARGSLVVASAGNRNTANANSPDPAHFYPGELPGALAVSAVLTDGTWNADSSYAGAHVDVAAPGQSMPSAYISGGDCVFNGDSASSSYATAVVSGAAALVAARYPAETPDQWAFRLTQSAMRVSPAERSDTVGWGEVRPAEALSLVDDGSLPGPQSPAYPAAEPTPEPTRTISIEPDADPLDPAREIVGWGFGAAATISVITLLLARGRARRAQR; the protein is encoded by the coding sequence ATGCGCACGCGCACTCTGAGAGGCGCAGCGGCGATCGTCGGCATCGTGGCAATGCTGGGAACCGCGGGAGCGACCGGTTCGCTCATCGCGGATGCAGATGCCCGGTCGGTTCCAGTGATCGACGCAGGACAGCAGTGCACCCCCGGGTCGCAGGTGCTGGTCTCGGGGTCGAGCTATCTCGTCGAGCGGCTGGGACTCGAGGACGCGTGGACGCTCAGCCGCGGACGCGGGGTCACCGTCGCGGTCGTGGACTCCGGTGTCGAGGCGGGCAACGTGCACTTCGCCGATGCCCTCGTTCCCGGGGTCAGCACCTTCGGCGACGGTTCCGCCCCCGCCGACGACGACCTGTTCGGCCACGGCACGGCCGTGGCCGGTCTGATCGCGGCCCGGCCGGCCGATGGCTCGGGGGTCGTGGGCATCGCACCCGAGGCGAAGATCATGCCGGTGCGGGCTTTCCAGTCCGCGCCGGAGGACGGGCAGTCCTCGCGCGATCTCGTGGGGCCGACCGCGGCGTCGGTGGTGGCCGGCATCCGCTGGGCCGCCGATCACGGCGCGCAGATCATCAACGTCTCGCTGTCCGACGACCAGTCGGCCGACCTCTACGCCGACGCGGTGGCCTATGCGCACGCGCGCGGTTCGCTCGTGGTCGCGAGCGCGGGAAACCGCAACACGGCGAACGCCAACAGCCCGGACCCCGCGCATTTCTACCCCGGAGAGCTGCCCGGCGCCCTTGCCGTCTCGGCGGTGCTGACGGACGGCACGTGGAATGCGGATTCCTCCTACGCGGGGGCGCATGTCGACGTCGCCGCCCCGGGTCAGTCGATGCCCTCGGCCTACATCTCGGGTGGCGACTGCGTGTTCAACGGAGACTCGGCGTCGTCGAGCTACGCGACGGCCGTGGTCTCGGGTGCGGCGGCGCTCGTCGCCGCACGCTACCCGGCCGAGACCCCCGACCAGTGGGCGTTCCGGTTGACGCAGTCGGCGATGCGCGTCTCTCCGGCCGAGCGCAGCGACACGGTCGGGTGGGGCGAGGTGCGCCCGGCGGAGGCGCTCTCCCTGGTCGACGACGGGTCGCTTCCCGGCCCGCAGTCTCCGGCGTACCCGGCAGCCGAGCCGACGCCGGAGCCGACCAGGACCATCTCGATCGAGCCCGACGCCGACCCGCTCGATCCCGCGCGGGAGATCGTCGGGTGGGGCTTCGGCGCGGCCGCGACGATCTCGGTCATCACGCTGCTGCTCGCACGAGGGCGGGCGCGCCGCGCGCAGCGCTGA